From one Acidiferrobacteraceae bacterium genomic stretch:
- the gltX gene encoding glutamate--tRNA ligase, with protein MSIRTRFAPSPTGYLHIGGARTALFSWLYARKHGGTFVLRIEDTDRERSTRESINAILEGMTWLGLEYDEGPWYQTDRFARYKEVIQQLLDLGHAYHCYCTKDELDEMREQQRARGEKPRYDGRCRHRSGPPPANIPPVVRFRNPTEGAVVVEDLIRGRVVFNNNELDDLIIARSDGTPTYNLTVVVDDLDMEISHVIRGDDHLNNTPRQMNILQALGATPPTYAHVPMILGADGSRLSKRHGAVSVMQYRDEGFLPEALLNYLVRLGWSHGDQEIFSMEEMIELFDVTQVNKSAAAVNPDKLMWLNQHYLQHSDPVHVARHLSHHFSKHDVDPAPKPDVVEVIKAQRERTKTLVEMAERSVFFYKDVQDYDEKAVAKHLKPEIRPALTDFRDKLADLPDWEKEAIHAVLTGIAEAHELKLGKLAQPVRVAVTGTTVSPPMDVTLELLGREKTLDRIDRALQKIPE; from the coding sequence ATGTCCATACGCACGCGATTCGCTCCCAGCCCGACGGGTTACCTGCACATCGGCGGTGCGCGCACCGCGCTGTTTTCCTGGCTATATGCGCGCAAGCACGGCGGCACCTTCGTCCTTCGGATCGAGGATACCGACCGCGAGCGTTCCACCCGCGAATCCATAAACGCCATCCTCGAGGGCATGACCTGGCTGGGACTGGAGTACGACGAGGGTCCCTGGTACCAGACCGACCGTTTTGCGCGCTACAAGGAAGTGATCCAGCAGTTGCTGGATCTGGGCCATGCCTACCACTGCTATTGCACCAAGGACGAACTGGACGAGATGCGCGAGCAGCAGCGTGCCCGGGGCGAGAAACCGCGCTACGACGGCCGCTGCCGCCACCGTTCGGGCCCGCCGCCAGCGAACATTCCGCCGGTGGTTCGCTTCCGCAATCCCACCGAGGGCGCGGTGGTCGTGGAGGACCTGATCCGCGGGCGCGTCGTGTTCAACAACAACGAGCTGGATGATCTCATCATCGCCCGCTCCGACGGCACGCCCACCTACAACCTGACGGTGGTGGTGGACGATCTGGACATGGAGATCAGCCACGTCATCCGCGGCGACGATCACCTCAACAATACGCCCCGGCAAATGAATATCCTGCAGGCCCTGGGAGCGACCCCGCCGACCTATGCCCACGTGCCCATGATCCTGGGCGCCGACGGCAGCCGCCTGTCCAAGCGCCACGGCGCCGTCAGCGTCATGCAGTATCGGGACGAGGGTTTCCTGCCCGAGGCCCTGCTGAACTATCTGGTGCGCCTGGGCTGGTCCCATGGCGACCAGGAGATCTTCTCCATGGAGGAGATGATCGAGCTGTTCGACGTCACCCAGGTGAACAAGTCCGCTGCTGCCGTCAATCCGGACAAGCTGATGTGGCTGAACCAGCATTATCTGCAGCACTCAGACCCGGTGCACGTGGCCCGCCACCTGAGCCACCACTTCAGCAAGCACGACGTCGACCCGGCGCCGAAGCCAGACGTGGTGGAGGTGATCAAGGCCCAGCGCGAGCGCACCAAGACCCTGGTGGAGATGGCCGAGCGCAGCGTGTTCTTTTATAAGGATGTGCAGGACTATGACGAGAAGGCCGTCGCCAAGCACCTCAAGCCGGAGATTCGGCCGGCTTTGACGGATTTTCGCGACAAGCTGGCCGACCTGCCGGATTGGGAAAAAGAGGCCATCCACGCAGTCCTGACCGGCATTGCCGAGGCCCACGAGCTCAAGCTGGGCAAGCTGGCCCAGCCGGTGCGGGTGGCGGTCACCGGCACCACGGTCTCGCCGCCCATGGACGTGACCCTGGAATTGCTGGGCCGGGAGAAAACCCTGGACCGTATCGACCGGGCACTGCAGAAAATCCCCGAGTAG